From a single Granulicella aggregans genomic region:
- a CDS encoding BrnA antitoxin family protein, whose protein sequence is MKTKIVRFELNSMPPLTEAQRQNLKALAARPDTEIDTTDAPEMTEEQWRTAERGHFYRPVKRQITARVDADVLDWLKAQGKGYQSRINAILRREMLEAAKSASAK, encoded by the coding sequence ATGAAGACGAAGATCGTTCGATTTGAACTGAACTCGATGCCGCCGCTCACCGAGGCCCAGCGCCAGAACCTCAAGGCACTCGCAGCGCGTCCTGACACCGAGATCGACACCACGGATGCCCCCGAGATGACCGAAGAGCAGTGGCGCACCGCTGAACGCGGCCACTTCTACCGCCCCGTAAAGCGCCAGATCACAGCACGCGTCGACGCGGACGTCCTGGATTGGCTCAAAGCCCAAGGCAAAGGCTATCAGTCGCGTATCAACGCCATCCTCCGGCGCGAGATGCTGGAGGCAGCGAAATCAGCTTCAGCGAAGTAA